A window of Neorhizobium galegae bv. orientalis str. HAMBI 540 genomic DNA:
TCGGCGAGCGCCGCAAGAATATCCCGCGGAGCAAGTCCTCCATCCACCTGGCGAGGCAGCCGAATGGTCCGATACCGGACGTTGCGGAGCGGAACGTCGTCGGCCTGCATGACATGCACGGGCGCGCCCCCGTCATGCAGCATCTTGGCCCGCTCGGGCATGCGGCCATTGCAATCCACCACGATGCGCACCGGGTTTCTGCCGCTGACGGCACGGACCGAAAGACTGGGATTGTCGGCAACGACCGTTCCGACCCCGACGATCACTGCATCCACCAGCGCCCGGCACCGGTGCAGATGGGCAATCCCATCACAGCCGGACACATCCTGGGCGTCGCCGGTCGGCGTCGCGACGCGGCCATCCAGAGACTGGCCGACCTGCGCCAGAACCAGCGGCCCGCCGCGGACCGCGATCGGCCTGTAGAGCGAGAGACCGGAACCATCGACACAGGCGGAGAGCGCCACCGGGCGCAGGGATCCTTCGCGAAGCGAAAGCAGATGCTGCCACAGTTCCTCGGTCATCCTCACTGATCGCATGTCCGCCTCGTCTTCCGGCCGAAAATGAAGAATGCCGGCACCTTCAAAAGGTTCCCCGCCCGCACATTCTTCCATAACTGTAATACGGCGAAAAATTTCACCAGATCAACATTCCGTCAATGCTCCGCTGAAATTGCCGCCACCGCAGCCAATAGCCTCTCACGAGAGCCTTTTGGGGCTTCTGCTTCTACTGTCGTGCGAGTGCGCCGCTCATCGCGATTTCAAGGCGTCGGCACGAAAGTGGCCGAGCTCTTCCCAGGGCTTCCGTTATTCCTGGATTGCCGCCGCCTGATCCGACTCCCCAAACAAAAACCGCCGGCTCTTTCGACCCGGCGGTTCCTCCGTCCCCTGTATGGGGCCATCTGTTGGATTGGCGTCAGCTGGCCCGGCGCATCTTCTGGGCGACGCGGTTGAGGCTGCCGGCGCCGGCATTGTAGCCGGTGTCCTGGTTGGCACTGATGCGGAAGCTGCTGATCAGGTTCAAGAGTTCGTCGGTGTCGGCGGCAAGCGCCTCGGCCGAGGCGGTGGTCTCTTCCGCCATCGCCGCATTGTGCTGGGTTGCCGCGTCGAGCTGGTTCAGCGATGACGAGATCGAACGCAGCGTGGTGTCCTGCTCGGAAGCCGAATGGGCGATCTTGCCGACGATGTCGCTCGCCGCCTTCACCTGGCTGGAGATCCGCTTCAGCGCTTCGCCGGCTTCGCCGACGAGGCGCACGCCGTTCTGCACCTGGCCGGAAGAACGCGAGATCTGGTCCTTGATCTCCTTTGCCGCAGCGGCGGAGCGCTGGGCGAGTTCGCGCACTTCCTGGGCGACGACCGCAAAACCCTTGCCGGATTCCCCGGCGCGGGCCGCTTCGACGCCTGCATTGAGCGCCAGCAGGTTGGTCTGGAAGGCGATGTCGTCGATCACGCCGATGATCTTGGAGATCTCGTCGGACGAATGTTCGATACCGCCCATCGCATCGATCGCCTGGGCGACGATCTGGTCGGAGCGGTTGGCCTCGGCGCTGACCGAGGTGACCCGCTGGGCGGCCTCATGTGCACCTTCTGCCGTCTGGCGGACGGCGACGGCGAGTTCGTCGAGGGCGGCCGACGTCTCTTCGAGATTGGCGGCCTGGCGTTCGGTGCGCTGCGACAACTCGTTCGAAGCGCGGCGGATTTCCTCCTTGGAACCGCCGATATCGATGCCCTTGGCATTGACCTTGCTCATCGCGGCTTCGAGATGGACGAGCGCCTCGTTGAAGTTGTGGCGCAAGGTTTCGTAACGCGGGCCGAGATCGGCGCAGCGGATCGTCAGGTCGCTATGGGCGAGTGATTCCAGCGCTTCGCCGATGGTGGAGACGACGCGGGCCTGGCTTGCGGCTTCCTGCTGCTGCAGATCGAGATTCTGCTGGCGCTCGCGGTCGAGCTCCTGGCGCTGGTCTTCCTGGCGGGCGGCCATGGCATGGCGTTCGCGGATCTTTTCCTGCAGCGCCTGGGTGGCCTTCGCCATCATCCCCACTTCGTTCGACATGTCCGTGTGCGGGATGGCGATCGTGACGTTTTCGTCGGCGACGGCCTGAAGCGTGCCATGCACGGCGGCCAGAGGCTTGGTGATGCCGCGGATCACCACATAGGCGGCGCCAAGGGCGATGATCAACGCGAGGGCACCGATAGCGAGGGCATCCAGCACCATTCCGCGGATCTGTGCCTGCAGGTCATCGGTGTAGACGCCCGTCGCAAGTACCATCTGCCATGGTTCGAATGCCTTCGCATAGGAGCTCTTCGAAAAGTCCCCATCAGGCTGGCCGGGCTTGCTCGTGCTCATATAATCGACAATTCCACCGCCGGCCCTGCCAACGGAGACCATTTCGTCGCGGAACAGCTTCCCGGCAGAATCGGGTTTGCCCTTGCCGTTTTCTCCAATCTTCTTCGGATCAGGATGCATCAACATCTTCACGTCGTAGTCATAGGAGAAAAGATAGCCGTCAGGCTGGAAGCTCATGGCGGAAACTGCGGCGAAGGCCTGTTTCTGGGCTTCCACGCGGGTCAGTTCACCGGCCGCCTCACGCTGCTGGAACTTCTTGAGGATGCCAATGCCCGACTCCACCTGGGTCCGCAGCATTCCATATCGCTCGGCATAGATAGCCCGCGTCGAGGCCTGGAGTTCGAAATAGGTCACGACGGCGAAGCCGGCGATCAGAGCCAGAACCAGCAGCACGAGCTGGTTTGAAATCCTCAGATTTTTCATGTTCGTTCCAGGGGTAAGTGAGACGCATCAAGCGACCGGGAGAAATGATTCTGAATGAAAAAAGCGCATCCTGCGCGTGGAAATGTGCGGCACTGCACACTTGCTAGAATGCGGGACAATATTTGAATAAAAATTTAATAAATGAGCGCGCGCATCTAAAAATTAATAACAATTGGTAGTTGCGAATACTTCATATGGCCTGAATATTAATCCCGGCGACGGAAAGTAGATTTATGGAAATACGCCATCTACGCAATGGCCCCTGCAGTCTGCCCGATCCGGAATGCAAACGGTCGATCAGCTCAAAGGAGCGCGCGCTCAGGAAATGACGGTGGCAGGCGGATGAGGTAAAGGGTGATCCAGAACGGACCAAGGTAATTATGGCGGAGAGGGTGGGATTCGAACCCACGATACGGTTGCCCGTATGCCGCATTTCGAGTGCGGTGCTTTCGACCACTCAGCCACCTCTCCGCTTAAGACGTGATGACGCGTTGGTCAGCGCGGGCGTTCTCATAGCGGGCAAACATGGGGCTGGCAAGGGGCGAATGGCAAGTCTTTATATCCTTTCGTCTTGACAGTTTTTTGTCGCTCGCGTATGTCCGCTCGCGATCAGGCGTGGAAAAGTATCCATGCCTCTTTGTTTGTGTGGAGGTTGTTGGAACAACCACACGAATTCCACCGGCAGGCAAGTTCTAAAAGATCGCATCTTTCGAAACCCTGCTAGAGCCCGACTGATAAAAAGACGGCCGCCTTTCTGAAGGCAGAGCCGGAACGAACATGAAAGGATAAAAAATGTTCGCAGTCATCAAGACCGGCGGTAAACAGTACCGCGTGGCAGCCAACGACGTGCTCACCATCGAAAAGCTGGAAGCCGAAGCTGGTTCTGTCGTAGAATTTAACGAAATCCTGGTTGTCGGCGTTGGCGCCGATGCCAAGTTCGGCGCTCCCTTTGTTGCGGGTGCGACGGTCAAGGCCGAAGTGGTCGAGCATAATCGCGGCAAGAAGGTTCTTTCCTTCAAGAAGCGTCGCCGTCAGAATTCCAAGCGGATTCGCGGCCATCGCCAGCATCACACGGTTGTCCGCATCACGGACATCTTGGCTTAACAACGGGTTTCGAAGGGTAAAGGAGAACTCCAATGGCACATAAAAAAGCTGGCGGTTCGTCGCGCAACGGTCGCGATTCGAATTCCAAGCGCCTTGGCGTGAAGAAGTTCGGCGGCGAAGCCGTCATTCCGGGCAACATTATCGTGCGCCAGCGCGGTACGCAGTGGCATCCGGGCCAGAACGTCGGCCTCGGTAAGGACCACACCATTTTTGCGCTTACCGCCGGCAACGTGAATTACCGAACCAAGGCCAATGGTCGCGTGTTCGTGTCCGTAATGCCGAAAGCCGAAGCAGCAGAATAAAGCCGGTAAGCGTTTTTAGCAGCCGGTGTCACATCGACCCGGCTGAGCGCCCAAAGGTTCAGTCAGAAAAAGGGAAGATGGGACACCACCATCTTCCCTTTTTCTTTTCCCCAACAGGAGGACTGAACATGCAAGGCGAACTACTGAGGGCGAGCCAATCCCGGCCGCCAGAGGAACGGTTAAGACCCGACCGGCCGAGAAGCGATTGCCCCGTCTTACTGTCGCAGAGATTAGTTCTGCGCACGCCCCACGAAGAAGACATCGACGCACTTGCCCATCTCGCCAACAATGCGAATATCGCGACCATGGTGTCGCGTATGCCGCATCCCTATACGGCTAAAGACGCAGCCGATTTCGTGCGACGCACGAAGGCCGGCGAGATTGGCAAATGCGTCTACGCCATCACGCGAGGAGACAACGGCGCCTTTCTCGGTTGCTGCGCACTCGAACCGCAACAGGACGAAAGAACGCTCGAACTCGGCTATTGGCTGGGAGAACCCTATTGGAACAGGGGTTATGCCACGGAAGCCGCCCATGCCCTGATCGACATGGCCTTCCGCACCCGCAACAACATCGACCATATCGATGCCCGCTGCCGGGTAACCAACATCGCCTCCCGGCGGGTGATCCAGAAATGCGGCTTCCAGTTCCAGGGTACCGGCATGATCGATTGCCTGGCGCTCGGCGGCATGGTTGCCGTCGAGTGGTTCCGGCTCGACCGCAAGACCTGGATGTCCTTGAGAAGCTGGGGAGAACTGCGATGAACGCCGCCGTTCTCCGGAAGACGAGCACGACCGCGACGATGCCCGGCCCCTGCCCGGTCATCACCACGGAAAGGCTGGTGCTTCGCCCGCACAAGATCACCGATGCGACGGCAATTGCCGAATCGCTTGGCGATTTCAAGGTCGCCCGCATGCTGGCGCGGGTGCCGCAGCCCTATGACCGTCAGGACGCGCTGGATTGGCTCGTCCCGCATGCATCCGGCATCCTGCCGGACTGGACGCTGGCGATCACCACCGGCGATGACGCCCATATCGGCGTCGTCAGCCTGGAACTGAGGCGGGGCCTGTGGCATCTCGGTTACTGGCTGAACCGGCTTTACTGGGACCGGGGTTATATGACGGAAGCGGCGGCCGGGACGCTGGAGCGTTTCTTCCGACGGATGCCGGAGGCGCAGGTGTTTTCCGGCGCCTTTGCGGACAACCTCGCTTCGCTGAACGTCCAGAAGAAACTCGGTTTCACCATCGTCGATGCGAGCCAGCTCTTCAGTCTGTCCCGCAATAGGATGGCGCCGCATATCGAGACCATGCTGCTGCCCGAGGATTTCCGGCGGCCGGTCCGACCGTGACGCTCAGGTAAGATCCGGCGGAGGAAACTCCGCCGGATCATTCACTCGACCTCGACCCAGAGCGGAAAATGGTCGGAACCAGGCGCCTCATTGTCGACCCAGGCGTTTTTCAGCCGCGGCACCAGCCCGGCATTCACGAAGCAATGATCGAGATGCATCTTTATCGGCCCGTCGCCCGGCGGCTTCGCCCAGGTATAGCTCTCCGGCGTCAACGATCCGGAGCGGTCCAGCACGTCGACGGGTTCGTTGGCGCGCAGGATGCGGCCGTAATAACGGTCCCGCTGACCGGCCATGGCGATATATTCGGTCGATTCCGGCTCCATGTTGAAATCCCCCATCAGCAGGAAATCCTCCGGCAGCGGCAGATCGGGGAAACCTTCTTCGGCGGCGCCGGTCAACGAACCGCCCTCGGAGACGAAGTTCAGCACCCGCTCCTTGAGATAACGGATCTGGCCGAGCCGTTCATCGGGAGAGACATGATCGAGGTGGACGGAATAAACCCGGAGCGGTCCGCCGGGTGCGACGATCACCGCTTCCAGCGCTCCGCGCTGCAGGTTGAGCATCTCCACGGTGCGGCTGCGGGGCAGCAGAAGATGACGGGTGGAAAGGATCGGCCAGCGCGACAGGATCATGTTGCCGAACTGAAAACGGCGCTCGATACGGCGGCCGTTCTCGATAGATACGTCGAGCAGCAGGTCGCAAGGTGCGCCATAGACATGGAAATGGTCCGGAAACAGATCCGAGAAACGGGCAACGAGATCGACATGGCCATTCCTGGGGAAACCGCGGGTCACTTCCTGAAGCGCGATGACATCCGCTCCCTCGATACTCGCGGCGATGCGTTCGGGATCGAACACACCATCCATGCCGATCCCGTATTGGATGTTATAGCTGACGAACTTCATGATATTCTTTGACCTCCGCCCCAACCGACGATATCGAAACCCCTATCGACATGCACTGAGCGCCCGACCTGAAGCGACAGGCATCCCGACTAACACAAGACTGACGGCGACAAGATGAAATTTCTCGACGAGGCAAAAGTCTATATCCGCTCCGGCGACGGCGGCGCGGGCGCGGTCTCGTTCCGGCGGGAAAAGTTCGTCGAGTTCGGCGGACCTGATGGCGGTGATGGCGGGCGCGGCGGCGATGTCTGGGTGGAGGCCGTCAACGGACTCAACACGCTGATCGACTTCCGCTTCCAGCAGCATTTCAAGGGCCAGACCGGCACCCATGGCATGGGCCGCAACCGCACCGGTGCCAACGGCGGCGAGGTGACGTTGAAAGTGCCTGTCGGCACCCAGATCTTCGAGGAAGACAACGAGACGCTGATCATCGACCTCACCCGCGAAGGCCAGAGGTTCCGGCTCGCCAAGGGCGGCAATGGCGGCTTCGGCAACACCCATTTCAAGAGCGCGACCAACCAGGCGCCAAACTGGGCCAATCCTGGCCTTGAGGGCGAGGAAAAAACCATCTGGCTGCGGCTGAAGCTGATCGCCGATGCCGGCCTCGTCGGAATGCCGAATGCCGGCAAGTCGACCTTCCTTGCCAGCGTCACCCGCGCGCGCCCGAAGATCGCCAACTACCCGTTCACGACGCTGCATCCCAATCTTGGTGTAGCCACCATCGATAGCCGGGAATTTATTCTGGCCGATATCCCGGGCCTGATCGAAGGCGCCCATGAGGGTGTCGGCATCGGCGACCGGTTCCTAGGCCATGTCGAACGCACCCGCGTGCTGCTGCATCTGGTCTCCTCCGTCGAGGAAAAGGTCGGCAAGGCCTACAAGACAGTAAAGCATGAACTGGAAGCCTATGGCGGTGGCCTGATCGACAAGCCGGTCATCGTGGCGCTGTCGCAGATCGACGTGCTCGACGACAAGGAACTGAAGAAAAAGGCGAAGGAGCTGGAAAAGGCCTGCGGCCAGACACCGTTCCTGATCTCCGCCGTCACCGGCAAGGGGATGACCGAGGTGCTGCGCGCGCTGCGCGACGTCATCGTCGAGGCGAGCGGCGTCAACGACACCGCACTGCCCGATCGCTCGACCCCCATCCAGGATTTCGATGAGGATGAGGATGCATGACGGCTACCCGTAAACCGCTCGCCAGTCATCGCCGCATCGTCATCAAGATCGGCTCGGCGCTGCTCGTCGACCGCAAGACGGGCCTGAAATCGCAATGGCTCGACGCCATCTGCGCCGATATCGCCGCATTGAAAGCGAGGGGCATCGACGTTCTGGTCGTCTCTTCGGGCGCGATCGCCATGGGCCGCACCGTGCTCGACCTGCCCTCGGGCGCGCTGAAGCTCGAGGAAAGCCAGGCGGCAGCAGCGGTCGGCCAGATCGCGCTTGCGCGCGCCTGGTCGGAAAGCCTGTCGCGCGACGGCATCGTGGCCGGCCAGATCCTGCTGACGCTCGGCGACACGGAGGAGCGCCGCCGTTACCTCAACGCCCGTGCCACCATCAACCAGCTTCTGAAGATCGGCGCCGTGCCGATCATCAACGAGAACGATACGGTCGCCACGACCGAAATCCGCTATGGCGATAACGATCGCCTCGCCGCCCGCGTCGCCACCATGACCAGCGCCGACCTGCTGGTGCTCTTATCCGATATCGACGGCCTTTATACTGCCCCGCCGCATCTCGACCCCGACGCAAAATTCCTGGAGGTCGTTCCCGCGATCACGCCGGATATCGAAGCCATGGCCGGCGGCGCTGCGTCCGAACTGTCGCGCGGCGGCATGCGCACCAAGATCGATGCCGGCAAAATCGCCACCGGCGCCGGCTGCGCCATGATCATCGCATCCGGCAAGACGGAACATCCGCTGCGCGCCATCGAGCAAGGCGCCCGCTCCTCCTGGTTCGCCCCCTCCGGGACCCCCGTGACTGCGCGGAAAACCTGGATCGCGGGCCAGCTTCAGCCGGCCGGCGAACTCTTCGTCGACGAGGGCGCCGAAACCGCGCTCGGCACCGGCAAGAGCCTTCTGCCGGCCGGCGTGCGCCGCATCGACGGCCAGTTCCATCGCGGCGACACCGTCGCGATCATCGGCGTCGACGGTCGCGAGATCGCCCGAGGCCTTGTGAGCTATGACGCAGAAGAGGCCCGCCAGATCACCGGCCGCAAGTCCGGCGAGATCGAGGCGATCCTCGGTTATGCCGGCCGCGCCGCCATGGTCCATCGCGACGATCTGGTGATGACCGGGCCGGCGAAACGTAAAGACAAAAAAGAAGATCGCAAGGAGGATGCCGCCCATGCTTGATATGGTCGCGAAGACCGGCGACGTCGCCGTTGTGATGGACCAGATCGGCCGCAATGCAAAGGCTGCGGCACGCCAGCTTGCAACGGCTTCGACCGACGCGAAGAACAAGGCGCTCCACGCCATGGCGGACGCGATCCTTGCCGCCAAGGACAGGATCCTTGCCGCCAATGCCGCCGACCTGAAAAGCGTCGAGGGCAAGGACCTGCTGCCGTCCTTCATCGACCGGCTGACGCTCACCGAAAAATCGATTGCCGGCATGGCGCAGGCACTGCGCGAAATCGCCGAGTTCAAGGATCCGGTTGGCGAAGTCATCGCCGCCTGGGACCGCCCGAACGGCCTTCATATCGAGCGCGTTCGCACGCCGCTCGGTGTCATCGGCGTGATCTATGAAAGCCGCCCGAACGTCACCGCCGATGCCGGCGCGCTCTGCCTCAAGGCCGGCAATGCCGTGATCTTGCGGGGCGGTTCGGATTCGGCCCGGTCGTCGGAAGCGATCCATGATTGCCTTGTGGCTGGTCTGAAAGCTGCCGGACTTCCCGAACATGCAATCCAGATCGTGCCCACTACCGACCGCGCCGCCGTCGGCGCTATGCTGTCGGGCCTGAACGGCGCGATCGATGTAATCGTGCCGCGCGGCGGCAAGAGCCTCGTCGCGCGTGTCCAGAACGAGGCGCGTGTGCCGGTCTTCGCCCATCTCGAAGGCCTCTGCCATATCTATGTGGACGCCTCCGCGGACTTGGAGATGGCGAAAAAGATCGTCGTCAACGCCAAGATGCGACGCACCGGCGTCTGCGGCGCGGCCGAGACCTTGCTGATCGACAGTGCCGGGATCGGCACGCATCTAATGCCTATCCTCGAAGCGCTGACGGAAGCCGGCTGCGAAATCCGCGGCTCGGCCACCGTTCTCAAGGTCTTTCCGGGCTTCAAGCCGGCGACGGAAGAGGACTGGCGCACCGAATATCTCGACGCGGTGATCTCGGTCGCGATCGTCGACGGTATTTCCGGCGCCATCCGCCACATCAACACCTATTCCTCGAACCATACGGAGGCGGTGATCGCCGAGGATCCTGAGGTCGTCTCCCGTTTCTTCAACGAACTCGATTCGGCCATCCTGCTGCACAATGCCTCCACCCAGTTCGCCGATGGCGGCGAGTTCGGCATGGGTGGCGAGATCGGCATTTCGACCGGCAAGATGCATGCGCGCGGCCCGGTCGGCGTCGAGCAGCTGACCTCGTTCAAATACCGGGTGCACGGCACCGGCCAGATCCGGCCCTGACCGCGCGTGACGGAAGAGACGATCGATCGCCGATATCTGGTCATGCCGCATGCCGAACGGGGCATGGCCGTCGGCCTGTTCGGCGGTTCGTTCAATCCGCCGCATGAGGGCCACCTCCTGGTCGCAGAGATTGCGCTTCGCCGGCTCGGCCTCGACCAGCTCTGGTGGATGGTGACCCCCGGCAACCCGCTGAAAAGCCGTTCCGAACTTGCTTCGCTCGACGACCGGCTGGCGATGAGCGAAAAGCTGATCGACGACCCTCGCATCAAGATCACAGCCTTCGAAAAGACGCTCGGCGGCTCCTATACCGCCGATACGCTCTCCTTCGTGAAGGCCAAGAACCCGCTCGTGCATTTCGTCTGGGTGATGGGCGCCGACAGCCTGAAGACCTTTCATTTGTGGCAGAAGTGGCAGTCGATCGCCTCGACCTTCCCGATCGCCGTTATCGACCGCCCCGGAGCGACTTTGTCGTTCCTGTCGTCGAAAATGGCCCGCACCTTCGATTACGCCCGGGTGGACGAGGATGACGCGGGCACACTCTGGAAGCGGCGCGCACCGGCCTGGACCTTCATCCACGGCCCGCGTTCGGCGCTGAGCTCCACGGCGATTCGCGCCGCAAACGACCAGAAATCGGACTAACGCCGGCCAAGCTGCCGCCCGAAAGGGGTCTACATCTTTCTATCACCTTTTCGGACGCTCTCTTGAAAGATTAAGAATTCGATGCCACCTTAAATGCAGCGGCCGAGCGTGAATCGGATTCGCTTCAAGTGCCTGTTGCTGTTACCCGGATGAAAGGACAAACCCTGACAACAGTACACGCCAAGGGCAGAACGGCCTCCGTTCTCCCGCAGAGCCTGGAACGTGGCGCCGATGCCGCCGCCCGTGCTCTCGAACTGGTCCTCGCAAGTCTCGAGGACTCCAAAGCTGAAGACATCGTCACCATCAACATTGCTGGAAAATCAGCGCTCGGGGACTATATGGTCGTTGTCTCCGGACGATCGAACCGGCATGTCATGGCCATCAGCGATCACCTGATTTCCGACCTGAAGGACGAGGGGCTTGGCAACGCCCGCGTCGAAGGGCAGGAGACCGGCGACTGGGTGCTCATTGACACCGGTGACATCATCGTCCACGTGTTCCGGCCTGAAATCCGCGCGTTCTACAACATCGAAAAAATGTGGGCGACGCCGGATATCGAGGAAGGCACGCTGCTGCACTGACGGGTTCGGGCATGTTCTGAACCGGTCGGACTGAGGTCGAATCACGCGGCTGGGTGCCAACTCGCCGCAGGGTGAAATTTTCGGCCGCAAAATCAACGGATCAGGACATGCGAATAAGCCTTTTCGCCGTGGGACGGCTGAAGACCGGACCGGAGAAGGAGCTTGCGTCCCGATATCTCGACCGCTTTGCCAAGACTGGCCCGGCGGTGGGTCTCGAATTGTCGAAACTGATCGAGATCCAGGAAAGCCGGGCGGCGAATGCCGATACCCGCAAGCGCGAGGAAGCCGGTGCGCTCGAAAAGGCGCTTCCCGAAGGCGCGGTTCTCATTCTTCTCGACGAACGCGGCAAGGCGCTCGACAGCGAAGCTTTCGCCGGTGTGATCGGCAGATATCGCGACGGCGGCAAACGCGACCTGATGCTGGCGATCGGCGGTGCCGACGGGTTGGATCCGCAACTCCGCGACCGGGCCGACATGGTGCTCAACCTCGGCTCGATGACTTGGCCGCATCAGCTGGTGCGCATTCTGATTGCCGAACAGCTTTACCGCGCGGTCACTATTCTTTCGGGCCATCCCTATCACCGAGCTTAAGCGATCGTTTACCTTCAAACACGATGTTGTTTGTGGCCTCGTCGGGCAAATCAGCTTAGGCTTTCTCGATCCGACGATGAGCGGAGCGGGAATGCGGACAATCAGTATCACATCGTACCGGCGCGCGCTGCTTCTGGCGGCGGCTCTCGGTTTTGCGCTGGTCCCGCCCTTCCAGATCTCCAATACCGCGCGCGCCCAGAGCGCAACATCGCCAATGGCGCCCCAGGCCGCCCCTTCAGGCGCAGTCGATCCGACAGCCGATCTGCAGCGCCGACGCAACGAAACCCGCGGCGAGCTTGAAGTTCTGACCAAGAGCATGAAGATTTCGGGCGACCGGGCTGCCGCCATTGAAAAAAACATCGCCGATATCAGGAAGAACACCGCCGATGTCCGCCAGGCGCTGATCGATTCGGCGGCACGCCGCAGAGGTCTGGAAACCAAGATCCTCGACAGCGAAAAGAAGATCACCGAACTGAAGCTCAAGGAGGACGGTATCCGCACCTCCCTGCGCGGCCGCCGCGCGGTGCTGGCCGAAGTGCTCGCAGCCCTGCAGCGCATGGGCCGCAACCCTCCTCCGGCACTTCTGGTGACGCCCGATGATGCGCTCGCCTCGGTTCGAAGCGCGATCCTGCTCGGCGCCGTCGTTCCCGGCATGCGTCACGAGGCGGACAAGCTCGTTGCGGATCTTCAGTCGCTGGCCTCCCTGCAGGCTTCGGCGATGACCGAGAAGACGACCGTCTCCAGCACCATCGCCGCGAGCCTCGAAGAGGACCGGCGCATGGATCTGCTGCTTGCCGAAAACGAAAAGTTGAACAAGCGCAACGCGGCCGATCTCGACGCCGAGCGCCGCCGCTCCGAGGAGCTTGCCGGACGCGCTACCACGCTTGAGAACCTCATTCAAACGTTCGAAGGCGACATCGCCTCGGTGCGCGA
This region includes:
- a CDS encoding glutamate-5-semialdehyde dehydrogenase; this translates as MLDMVAKTGDVAVVMDQIGRNAKAAARQLATASTDAKNKALHAMADAILAAKDRILAANAADLKSVEGKDLLPSFIDRLTLTEKSIAGMAQALREIAEFKDPVGEVIAAWDRPNGLHIERVRTPLGVIGVIYESRPNVTADAGALCLKAGNAVILRGGSDSARSSEAIHDCLVAGLKAAGLPEHAIQIVPTTDRAAVGAMLSGLNGAIDVIVPRGGKSLVARVQNEARVPVFAHLEGLCHIYVDASADLEMAKKIVVNAKMRRTGVCGAAETLLIDSAGIGTHLMPILEALTEAGCEIRGSATVLKVFPGFKPATEEDWRTEYLDAVISVAIVDGISGAIRHINTYSSNHTEAVIAEDPEVVSRFFNELDSAILLHNASTQFADGGEFGMGGEIGISTGKMHARGPVGVEQLTSFKYRVHGTGQIRP
- a CDS encoding nicotinate-nucleotide adenylyltransferase, whose product is MPHAERGMAVGLFGGSFNPPHEGHLLVAEIALRRLGLDQLWWMVTPGNPLKSRSELASLDDRLAMSEKLIDDPRIKITAFEKTLGGSYTADTLSFVKAKNPLVHFVWVMGADSLKTFHLWQKWQSIASTFPIAVIDRPGATLSFLSSKMARTFDYARVDEDDAGTLWKRRAPAWTFIHGPRSALSSTAIRAANDQKSD
- the rsfS gene encoding ribosome silencing factor; protein product: MKGQTLTTVHAKGRTASVLPQSLERGADAAARALELVLASLEDSKAEDIVTINIAGKSALGDYMVVVSGRSNRHVMAISDHLISDLKDEGLGNARVEGQETGDWVLIDTGDIIVHVFRPEIRAFYNIEKMWATPDIEEGTLLH
- the rlmH gene encoding 23S rRNA (pseudouridine(1915)-N(3))-methyltransferase RlmH; the encoded protein is MRISLFAVGRLKTGPEKELASRYLDRFAKTGPAVGLELSKLIEIQESRAANADTRKREEAGALEKALPEGAVLILLDERGKALDSEAFAGVIGRYRDGGKRDLMLAIGGADGLDPQLRDRADMVLNLGSMTWPHQLVRILIAEQLYRAVTILSGHPYHRA
- a CDS encoding murein hydrolase activator EnvC family protein; amino-acid sequence: MRTISITSYRRALLLAAALGFALVPPFQISNTARAQSATSPMAPQAAPSGAVDPTADLQRRRNETRGELEVLTKSMKISGDRAAAIEKNIADIRKNTADVRQALIDSAARRRGLETKILDSEKKITELKLKEDGIRTSLRGRRAVLAEVLAALQRMGRNPPPALLVTPDDALASVRSAILLGAVVPGMRHEADKLVADLQSLASLQASAMTEKTTVSSTIAASLEEDRRMDLLLAENEKLNKRNAADLDAERRRSEELAGRATTLENLIQTFEGDIASVREAIDRTRAEEERQRMMSDAEREKAKQLAQSGVPDKNRIAPAYAFSSLKQKLELPVAGDVLRWFGDADGTGHTARGITVASNAGAVVTAPADGLVVFAGAFRSYGQMIILNAGDGYHLVLTGMDVVNARQGKFVFAGEPIAVMGEKRVASATALALETDRPTLYIEFRKDGTPVDSKPWWTSKETGRARNDS